In the Neodiprion virginianus isolate iyNeoVirg1 chromosome 2, iyNeoVirg1.1, whole genome shotgun sequence genome, ttaaacccTGACATGGTTCAATATGAATGacttcgtatttttttccgtGCCGAAAACAGCCTCCGAGTATCTTGACGTATCAACATTCTTGTTTACGTTGTATGGACATTTCCGAGGATGCAACAGCCATCCACTCGTTAGTGGGTGACTGAAACCACGTGAGTCCTAGAGAATATCTACCATTGAGATTAGCGTGCTGACAATGACTGAACCACCAACCGCCGTGATAATTGGCAGCGCAGTCCGTTGAGCTTATATCCAAGTCGCGGTCCTTCGCACTAAAAGCCATTCCATTCTGGTAGGACAATGCGTCTGTAGCATTTCCTGAGTAGCCTGAAACATGGAGCTTGTAGTTGGCCTCATCGGAGTCAACCCTGAACGATTCGTATTCCGCCCTCCAGTGCCCGCCATAGATGTCAACGAGGTCAATCCTCAATCGTGTGCAGTTATCTCTTGTCAGTCGGTGCAGCGCTTCATTTCCCACCCAGAATTCATTGACCGGCGATCCGAATCCTGCTGCGTAATCGTTCCAAGATCTATCGAATTCGACCATTCCGTCGATTCGTCGTGCTACGACTAACCATCCTTTATTACAAGACGCGAGCAACGGCGCACCTGGACCTGGTGCAAAAAGAGTAAGTCCATCTCTGTCGTTGCAGTTTCCAGGAAGAGCATCGACTATCAGTCTGTATTGGTCTTCAACGTGCTCTAATTCGTGAGTGATGTTGGTCGCCGTATCCAAAGACTGAGTCAAATCCAGAGTCGCCAAAGTGATGTTGATGTTCCCAATCATTTCCTGTTGCTGGTCGCTCTTCTCTTGGAGTTTAGAAGCACTTACGCTCAGAGCTTGCACCATTCGACGTAAATTTCCGAGTTCCTCACGCGTAAGAGAAAGTTCTGCTGCTTTCCTCGCCGCGTTGACGTCCAATCGTGCGATTTCACGTTTCATGTCCGGTTGATTCGTATCAACTTTGTCTTCGATTGCTTGGATAGATTCGAACAGTTCCACCATCGATTCCCGTACCTTAGAGACAGCCGTTACTTCTCGCGATATGTTAAACAGCTGTTTTGAAAAACTGTGCTGAACGGTTTCTAAAGCAGTTAAACGCTTTGTTACataatcttgattttcgtATATAACACGTTTCTCAACGAGTCCGCGTTTCCGAGAGACCATTGAAATCTTACGCTCAAGATTCATCAATCGCTCTTCTATGTAACGATTCGATGACGCTCGTAAAAGGCTGTGTCGCGTGTGGTGATTGATGTGTTGTCTTCTGATCTCGTTGTAAATATTATTGTGCTGAAGAGATGGGTTATCCTTGTAGTGCATGGATATCTCAGGTCGGCATTTCAAGGATTTCATTTCAATCTGGACACTTGACATCTGcaacgtaaaaaaataaatatttattagaaCATACTGACGATTCAAAAACACGTTATTGACGGATGGTCATAATTATTTGTCTATACATAGGCACAATCATTATTGGCATTTCCGAGGACGTGGGTCTAGAGTGAACCCAATTAAATTCGGAGTGCAGGGTGGCTCGAGTGAGGGGATACACCGTGAAATTACCGGGAAGTCAAATGCTCGATCCGTCTGTGGAGTGGAGGTATAACCCACTTGGCATCCCACTATTCACCATATGGCATATGGCATATCCCGTAGGTAAGCGAGAAATTCGCGTCTGACGCTTGATATTTTGTTAAACTTTGCTGGGACCGATTTTAAGAAATGAGTTGGTTTTTTAGTAAAACACCCTGCCTAcgtattaataaaatattaaccAAGATTGTTACAGGATTTCATGAAGACACCACAAATTTCCACAAATTGatagtttttgaaattattgaaaaaacacCAAAGTATACTAATCAGATTTTAACTAATAATGTTTCAAgactttcaaatatttcttcagAGAAAACCGGAGCATGTTTCAGAGAGAAAATACTGCTTAAAGTCTGTTAATTAAATTTCCGCAAAACGAACATGAttatttccgaaaaatttGTCTGAAATGCTGTCAATGAGTTTTGCAAATtctgagagaaaattttaccagaGTGAATGCAAGAGTTTACCTGTACCTCTGGAAAAGTGCAGTACACGCACGATAATTAGTGAAAGTAATGGAGTCAGTATATAGCGCAGTAATGATCGCAGGCATAAAAGTGCAATGTTGGTTTTGATTCCGCGACACCGCTAGCGCCTACAGATTTTTTGTTAGGTATATCATCGGTGTAAAATAGGGGCCGAAGAGTTCCTCGCAAGCCGAAGTAACTAGATAAGCAATCGCCAAAGGTTTTACCCCATAGCTGTGTGCTTCGACGCAAGTAAATTAAGCAGATGACGAGCGATGGGATACGGCTGGCTACACGCCAGGTGCAGTTGAGAGTGAGCCGGACCGAGGGGCAGGAGGAGGGAATGCGTTCGTACCACGCATCGTTCCTGCAAGTTGGAAAGGTGCAACGGGGGTATGGGCAGGTCGAGCATCGGAATGGAACGTAGGGCAGGGAGAAAAGGGGAACCATGTTGCGGCAGCTGCTACCCGCCAAAacgaaaaatacaaaagaaaGAATCGAACGGGCCGGCTGCCAGTGCCTGCTGCCCGGCAGGTGTACTCTGCCCTCATGTAAATACGGCCTCTGTACTCTGGCAAATAACATGAGTTGGTCACAGCCGCccacgggggggggggggggggagtcaAACGAAATTAGAAGAACAACTTGTCGCGTTGCGGATCGCAAGGATTCAATTCTGTACAACTTTCAAGTGGATCGGATCGTATATAATAATGCTCGCTGACTTCTAAGTAAAGATTTAAAGATTACACTGCTCGATACAGTAACTGAATTTTATagttttcaattataaaatcatCTAATTACACATTGttgattgtaaaaattattattcgtatGCGTCATATCTGTGATTTTTCAAGATATCCCCAAAACGGAATGAGGGATTCTAACGAGCATAAAAATATCCTTTTTACGCATCCTTCCAGCTTCTGatgtgttgaaaattatagGATGCATCGATTTGTTATAAGATTATAGGTTTACCTGACTAACGACTTCGGCGCACGATCGCGAAATCTGAGTGGATCGTTCTTTGACCGTCCCGATATCCACCCGCATCGTACCCAGGGTCGCCTCGATACGCGTGATCCTTACTCCGAGGCTTCGGATCCCGCGACCGACTTCGGCTACGTCACCACGAAGAAGAGTCAATTCGCTACGCATCCTGGAACGCTCGGCAAGTTCCTCGCTAGCATTTCTCGTTCGAAGTACTTCAGCAACTTCGGCTTGTAATTCAGTAACAGCGCTCCCCAACCAGCGCACCCTTAACTTTTCGTTCTTCGCTTCGTTGCCACTTCCACCGCGAAGTAGCGTCACTTCCTTCCTGCGGAAACGTTCATTATGTATTTCATGTATTACGATGTA is a window encoding:
- the LOC124297867 gene encoding protein scabrous-like codes for the protein MWRTTEWLVLVLVLMFVTIGKTASEDLTMTVKFLQEQVEALLSHRQEEYNALESSLKRAIEKNTELIVLKNEVKQLRKEVTLLRGGSGNEAKNEKLRVRWLGSAVTELQAEVAEVLRTRNASEELAERSRMRSELTLLRGDVAEVGRGIRSLGVRITRIEATLGTMRVDIGTVKERSTQISRSCAEVVSQMSSVQIEMKSLKCRPEISMHYKDNPSLQHNNIYNEIRRQHINHHTRHSLLRASSNRYIEERLMNLERKISMVSRKRGLVEKRVIYENQDYVTKRLTALETVQHSFSKQLFNISREVTAVSKVRESMVELFESIQAIEDKVDTNQPDMKREIARLDVNAARKAAELSLTREELGNLRRMVQALSVSASKLQEKSDQQQEMIGNINITLATLDLTQSLDTATNITHELEHVEDQYRLIVDALPGNCNDRDGLTLFAPGPGAPLLASCNKGWLVVARRIDGMVEFDRSWNDYAAGFGSPVNEFWVGNEALHRLTRDNCTRLRIDLVDIYGGHWRAEYESFRVDSDEANYKLHVSGYSGNATDALSYQNGMAFSAKDRDLDISSTDCAANYHGGWWFSHCQHANLNGRYSLGLTWFQSPTNEWMAVASSEMSIQRKQEC